A window from Ureaplasma parvum serovar 3 str. ATCC 27815 encodes these proteins:
- the ruvA gene encoding Holliday junction branch migration protein RuvA has protein sequence MNYLIFKVIYANANIVVGEHNFIGYQIRIPKDYELEINKFCKLYLYEYISIMPNKNLIIKDLYGFRTYNERLLFIDLISINSIGPKTAINILKYDIDTIIDAIATKNIDYLITIKGINQRNANLICDQLNYKYINKVNDKNNWAKELSIGLENLGYTKKDIEYAITKVKINSQQDIDISEIISSAIKEISLRHEN, from the coding sequence ATGAACTATTTAATTTTTAAAGTTATTTATGCAAATGCAAATATTGTTGTTGGCGAACATAATTTTATTGGTTATCAAATACGTATCCCAAAAGATTATGAATTAGAAATTAATAAATTTTGCAAATTATATTTGTATGAATATATTAGCATAATGCCTAATAAAAATTTAATTATTAAAGATTTATATGGTTTTCGTACTTATAATGAACGGTTATTATTTATAGACTTGATTAGTATTAATTCAATTGGCCCAAAAACAGCTATTAATATTCTAAAATATGATATTGATACAATTATTGATGCAATTGCTACTAAGAATATAGATTATTTAATAACAATTAAAGGAATTAACCAACGAAATGCTAATTTGATTTGTGATCAATTAAATTATAAATACATAAATAAAGTAAATGATAAAAATAACTGAGCTAAAGAATTAAGTATAGGTCTTGAAAATTTAGGATATACTAAAAAAGATATTGAGTATGCTATTACTAAAGTTAAAATTAATTCTCAACAAGATATTGATATTAGTGAAATTATAAGCTCTGCAATCAAAGAAATTTCATTGCGCCATGAAAACTAA
- a CDS encoding lysylphosphatidylglycerol synthase transmembrane domain-containing protein: MDNNINEKTSFWTKKNICFLIIGLIVCLLMIIISILFILDIDFQNLFIKINHSLKTIKLAILWLLILISFIFFRAFMFIVIAVIDTYKNQIKIAWWKWILYSFSLIFLNAVTPFSVGSEPFSIYFLNKNGYHNLKKVSALLLVSSTFYELGQVIVTVPSFIYINYELITYAVNNKTSLPFYYYLAVVGIIADLCMTAIYFVLGFSKKLHFRSVLIYNWVKKLFKLKYLTKIELIQKNNQNISFKAFYLYYFKTLRVSLLAFVIGVVYNIGIYALMYISYRLVEPKPHNIFFDLFNYTNIAVTATNFVPLPGSEGSIQFMLRVFLTNDQNQIRYAMNWLSTQDINNIIFIWRMFSIYLGSLIGMFGFGYFLIFDLYKFIKKAKVDKKR, from the coding sequence ATGGATAATAATATTAATGAAAAAACTAGTTTTTGAACGAAGAAGAATATTTGTTTTTTAATAATTGGTTTAATAGTTTGTTTATTAATGATTATTATTTCAATTCTTTTTATTTTAGATATTGATTTTCAAAATTTATTTATAAAAATAAATCATAGTTTAAAAACTATTAAATTAGCTATTTTATGATTGTTAATTCTTATTAGCTTTATTTTCTTTAGGGCTTTTATGTTTATAGTTATTGCAGTCATTGATACTTATAAAAACCAAATCAAAATTGCTTGATGGAAATGAATCCTTTATAGTTTTAGTTTAATTTTTTTAAATGCTGTAACTCCTTTTTCTGTTGGAAGTGAACCTTTTTCAATTTATTTTTTAAATAAAAATGGTTATCATAATCTAAAAAAAGTTTCTGCACTATTACTTGTTTCATCAACTTTTTATGAATTGGGCCAAGTTATAGTAACTGTACCATCTTTTATTTATATTAATTATGAATTAATAACTTATGCAGTTAATAATAAAACAAGTTTACCCTTTTATTATTATTTGGCTGTTGTTGGTATAATTGCTGATTTATGTATGACAGCTATTTATTTTGTTTTAGGCTTCTCTAAAAAATTGCATTTTCGTTCAGTTTTAATTTATAATTGAGTCAAAAAACTTTTTAAGCTTAAATATTTAACAAAAATTGAATTAATTCAAAAAAATAATCAAAATATAAGTTTTAAAGCTTTTTATTTGTATTATTTTAAAACACTGCGGGTTTCATTATTGGCTTTTGTTATTGGAGTAGTCTATAACATTGGTATTTATGCACTAATGTATATTTCATATCGTTTAGTAGAACCAAAACCACATAACATCTTTTTTGATTTATTTAATTATACAAATATTGCTGTCACAGCAACTAATTTTGTCCCTTTGCCTGGATCTGAGGGTTCAATTCAATTTATGTTACGTGTTTTTTTAACAAATGATCAAAATCAAATTCGTTACGCAATGAATTGATTATCAACGCAAGATATAAATAATATTATTTTTATTTGAAGAATGTTTAGTATTTATTTAGGTAGTTTAATTGGGATGTTTGGGTTTGGTTATTTTTTAATTTTTGATTTATATAAATTTATTAAAAAAGCTAAAGTTGATAAAAAAAGATAA
- a CDS encoding urease accessory protein UreE N-terminal domain-containing protein — protein MIYKEIVRNIIKHPLILPDGKHYHLHKILTSKDELRKGEVTLVAENGKEYTVDLSAFVDLLVDGDCIFDDNHSLVALYFDDAK, from the coding sequence ATGATTTATAAAGAAATTGTACGTAATATTATTAAACATCCATTAATTTTACCAGATGGAAAACACTATCATCTACACAAAATCTTAACTTCAAAAGATGAATTACGTAAAGGCGAAGTAACTTTAGTTGCAGAAAATGGCAAAGAATATACAGTTGATTTATCTGCCTTTGTTGATCTATTAGTTGATGGTGATTGCATCTTTGATGATAACCACTCATTAGTTGCATTATATTTTGATGATGCAAAATAA
- a CDS encoding iron-sulfur cluster assembly scaffold protein, whose translation MASYNINDNLLLRKIIMQHYEHPKNKVCFVQDEINYLSYHNTTEGCGDDITVYVKLNHQKIIDVVFLGTGCAISISSTDIICELVKNLDLNNALLLINNYLNMIEGLDYNKDIMQELIAFYNVKKQMNRIRCARIGASALKMCLKQFTDKHKTIV comes from the coding sequence ATGGCATCTTATAATATCAATGACAATCTTTTATTACGTAAGATTATCATGCAACACTATGAACACCCTAAAAATAAAGTTTGTTTTGTACAAGATGAAATAAATTATTTGTCATATCATAATACAACAGAAGGATGTGGTGATGACATTACAGTTTATGTTAAATTAAATCATCAAAAAATAATTGATGTCGTTTTTTTAGGTACAGGCTGTGCAATTTCCATATCATCCACTGATATTATTTGTGAACTTGTAAAAAATCTAGATCTTAATAATGCGTTATTATTAATTAATAATTATTTAAATATGATTGAAGGGCTAGATTACAATAAAGATATTATGCAAGAATTAATTGCTTTTTATAATGTAAAAAAACAAATGAATCGTATTCGTTGTGCCCGTATTGGCGCAAGTGCTTTAAAAATGTGTTTAAAGCAATTTACAGATAAACACAAAACAATTGTTTAA
- a CDS encoding ABC transporter ATP-binding protein translates to MSFFKKKNDLQKEEHKHVSVVDMNEILSYEDSEEFKNDEIDSNEPIFKLNNVSLGYGKKMIIKNLTATIHRNDFVVVLGPNGSGKSTLIKGLCRINNPSSGYIMYRDKLISRPLLPFLWLEKAWSSIVNIFTKDRKEVIETIDWHIQNYKKIHAYKSKELALNLAYVPQLAVFPEATSIYDFVKMGRFPSSNALGINTNTEREKQIIDEALKNVGIYEFRHKNLEDLSGGQKQKALIALALAQDTETIVLDEPTNHLDIRSQLEIIELLHKLHHEMKKTIVLVIHDINNGLKYAHKVMIMKNGEMVRYGKLKETIDHEILLDVFGVESIIVKNESTYPQVSVTDFSLPKDYKINEIKENEKTNSIYNDGDEVEIENELEKEVDKTKK, encoded by the coding sequence ATGAGTTTTTTTAAAAAAAAGAATGATTTACAAAAAGAAGAACACAAACACGTTAGTGTTGTAGATATGAATGAAATTTTAAGCTATGAAGATAGTGAAGAATTTAAAAACGATGAAATTGATTCTAATGAGCCAATTTTTAAACTTAATAATGTTTCATTAGGTTACGGAAAAAAAATGATTATTAAAAACCTAACGGCAACAATTCATCGCAACGATTTTGTTGTTGTATTAGGGCCTAATGGTTCTGGTAAATCCACATTAATCAAAGGATTGTGTCGTATCAATAATCCTTCAAGTGGTTATATAATGTATAGAGATAAATTGATATCAAGACCATTATTACCATTTCTTTGATTAGAAAAAGCATGATCTTCTATTGTTAATATATTTACAAAAGATCGTAAAGAAGTTATTGAAACAATTGATTGACATATTCAAAATTATAAAAAAATTCATGCCTATAAGTCAAAGGAATTAGCTTTAAATTTAGCATATGTCCCACAACTTGCTGTATTCCCAGAAGCTACATCAATTTATGATTTTGTTAAAATGGGTCGTTTTCCAAGTTCAAATGCTTTGGGAATTAATACAAATACAGAACGTGAAAAACAAATTATTGATGAAGCTTTGAAAAATGTTGGTATTTATGAATTCCGCCACAAAAATCTTGAAGATTTATCAGGTGGTCAAAAACAAAAAGCATTAATTGCTTTAGCACTTGCTCAAGATACTGAAACAATTGTTTTAGATGAACCTACTAACCACTTAGATATAAGAAGTCAATTAGAAATTATTGAACTTTTACATAAATTACACCACGAAATGAAAAAAACAATTGTTTTAGTTATTCATGATATTAATAATGGTTTAAAATATGCACATAAAGTCATGATTATGAAAAATGGTGAAATGGTTCGTTATGGAAAATTAAAAGAAACAATCGATCATGAAATTTTATTAGATGTTTTTGGTGTTGAATCAATTATTGTGAAAAATGAATCGACATATCCACAAGTTTCTGTAACAGATTTTAGTTTACCAAAAGACTATAAAATTAATGAAATCAAAGAAAACGAAAAAACTAATTCAATTTATAATGATGGTGATGAAGTAGAAATTGAAAATGAATTAGAAAAAGAAGTTGATAAAACAAAAAAATAA
- the dinB gene encoding DNA polymerase IV yields the protein MKNNHQKIIMHLDIDAFYATVSELLHPEYKNFPIAVGSLNSRTGIISSPNYLARSYGVKAAMPIFLAKELCPNLIILPSEHNIYQSYSKHFFQIINKYTNKIEITSIDECFIDATDLVKKYHNNIRLLATKIQKEIKNKLNLSISIGISYNKTIAKMATELNKPSGISIIDENKIINLIYELNINKIPYIGEIKSQELYAINIFKIKELIATENKQKISLVLGSIYQNLVNDLKGLSKIKIIDEDIYKTISHSKTFNEDLNDFYEISNEMNDLILTVTNRLKKCNLMTNNISIYIKYPSFKTKIKQKQLTYYTDDYQTIFLAIKNLFKIMYKDETIRLIGISLNKLVKKENVKKQLFLFD from the coding sequence ATGAAAAATAATCATCAAAAAATCATCATGCATCTTGATATCGATGCTTTTTATGCTACTGTTAGTGAACTATTACATCCTGAATATAAAAATTTTCCAATTGCTGTTGGTTCATTAAATTCACGCACAGGTATTATTTCTTCACCTAACTATTTAGCACGTTCTTATGGCGTTAAAGCTGCAATGCCTATCTTTTTAGCTAAAGAATTATGTCCAAATTTAATTATTTTACCTTCTGAACACAATATTTATCAATCTTACTCAAAACATTTTTTTCAAATCATTAATAAATATACAAATAAGATTGAAATAACTTCAATTGATGAATGCTTTATTGATGCAACAGATTTAGTTAAAAAATATCATAATAATATCCGCTTGTTAGCAACAAAAATACAAAAAGAAATCAAAAACAAACTAAACCTTAGTATTTCAATTGGAATTTCATATAATAAAACAATTGCAAAAATGGCAACGGAATTAAATAAACCTTCTGGTATATCAATTATTGATGAAAATAAAATTATTAATTTAATTTATGAATTAAATATCAATAAAATTCCCTATATTGGCGAAATAAAATCACAAGAATTATATGCGATTAACATTTTTAAAATTAAAGAATTAATTGCAACTGAAAATAAACAAAAAATTTCATTAGTTTTAGGTTCAATATATCAAAATTTAGTCAATGATTTAAAAGGTTTAAGTAAAATTAAAATAATTGATGAAGATATTTATAAAACAATTTCACATTCGAAAACATTTAACGAAGATTTGAATGATTTTTATGAAATTTCTAATGAAATGAACGATTTAATTTTAACTGTTACTAATCGATTAAAAAAATGTAATTTAATGACTAATAACATCAGTATTTATATTAAATATCCTAGTTTTAAAACAAAAATTAAGCAAAAACAATTAACTTATTACACTGATGATTATCAAACCATTTTTCTAGCAATTAAAAACTTATTTAAAATAATGTATAAAGATGAAACAATACGTTTAATTGGTATCTCACTAAATAAATTAGTAAAAAAAGAAAATGTTAAAAAACAATTATTTTTATTTGATTAA
- a CDS encoding TlyA family RNA methyltransferase codes for MNQRLDHYLKNTNQCETRSKAIDLIKRGRVFVNNFQVLKPSFLVKQTDSVEIKNDEMYFVSKGGYKLLKIIKEINLIIKNFVIADLGSSTGGFTDCCLQLGAKKIYAIDVGVDLLHPSLKKSYKIINYEKTNVKNLDKSYFLEDLDLIVGDLSFISLEQIFPIIKKISSPKTLLLLLIKPQFELGKDVASKYKGLIQNQKLQQLAINKIINLAKNYDFECKHLTPTDIFDEKKQNQEYMIFLQKHEK; via the coding sequence ATGAATCAAAGGTTAGATCATTATCTGAAAAACACTAATCAATGTGAAACACGATCCAAAGCAATTGATTTGATAAAACGTGGACGTGTGTTTGTTAATAATTTTCAAGTATTAAAACCCTCATTTTTAGTTAAACAGACTGATTCTGTAGAAATTAAAAATGATGAAATGTATTTCGTTTCTAAAGGTGGATATAAGCTTTTAAAAATTATTAAAGAAATTAATTTAATAATTAAAAATTTTGTTATAGCTGATTTAGGGAGCTCAACAGGAGGTTTTACTGATTGTTGTTTACAATTGGGTGCTAAAAAAATTTACGCAATCGATGTTGGTGTTGACTTATTACACCCTAGTTTAAAGAAAAGTTATAAAATTATTAATTATGAAAAAACTAATGTTAAAAATTTAGATAAATCTTATTTTTTAGAAGATTTAGATTTAATTGTTGGTGATTTATCTTTCATTTCTTTAGAGCAAATTTTTCCAATAATTAAAAAAATTTCATCCCCTAAAACTTTGCTTTTATTGTTGATAAAACCCCAGTTTGAATTAGGAAAGGACGTAGCTAGTAAATATAAAGGTCTAATTCAAAATCAAAAATTACAACAATTAGCAATAAACAAAATAATCAATTTAGCAAAAAATTATGACTTTGAATGTAAACATTTAACTCCTACTGATATTTTTGATGAAAAAAAACAAAATCAAGAATATATGATATTTTTACAAAAGCATGAAAAATAA
- a CDS encoding restriction endonuclease subunit S: MINLNIITRDNYYYEKIGNNKPKKLENLPFNIPNNWIWVKLNNISNVISGYSFKSSKYTSSGIRIIRISDFDSKEVDNNEPIFYEYNEKFNSYKIENNDIILVMTGGTVGKNIIIKKANDYYLNQRVARIRTFNVNYNYIYYLINTTYI, from the coding sequence TTGATAAATTTAAATATTATAACTAGAGATAATTACTATTATGAGAAGATAGGTAATAATAAACCTAAAAAACTTGAAAATCTACCATTTAATATACCTAATAATTGAATTTGAGTAAAACTAAATAACATATCCAATGTCATAAGTGGATATTCTTTTAAGTCATCAAAGTATACTAGTTCAGGTATAAGAATAATAAGAATTTCTGATTTTGATAGTAAAGAAGTTGATAATAATGAACCTATTTTTTATGAATATAATGAAAAATTTAATTCTTACAAAATTGAAAATAACGATATTATTTTAGTCATGACTGGCGGTACAGTTGGAAAAAATATAATTATAAAAAAAGCTAATGATTATTATTTAAATCAAAGAGTTGCTAGAATCAGAACATTTAATGTAAATTATAATTATATTTATTATTTAATAAATACTACTTATATATAA
- the proS gene encoding proline--tRNA ligase: protein MSKKLEKITTRKENFADWYTSIVNNAKLIQYTDIKGMMVFQPNAWAIWEAIKNQIDVEFKKHGVRNLAMPTLIPLSEFQKEKDHIEGFAPELFMVNQIGDKKLDNSYAIRPTSEILFCNYFKNIVNSYNDLPIKNNQWCSVMRAEKTTRPFLRNAEFHWQELHAIFASENEADSFAKVILDVYTDFVQNYLCIPVIKGLKTPWERFAGAQKTYTIEAMMQDGQALQSATSHYLGQFFAKAYDIKFQGQDNQMHYVHQMSAGLSTRIIGALIMVHADDQGLILPPDIAFNQIAILTIFSNKNPQLLKISQQICEQLNNYRLFEDHSDKGIGYKLAQQEIEGTPICILVGAKELVNQQVVIVRRDTHEKINVDLTDLKLIIPKLLADIKRNIYEKAKKDLEDSIVFVNNIEELKQVIAQNKMAKAFFDGTKEDDEQIKLLTNASTRCIFDETQNGQCFYTNKKTNKLTLFARAY, encoded by the coding sequence ATGAGTAAAAAATTAGAAAAGATTACAACAAGAAAAGAAAATTTTGCTGATTGATATACAAGTATTGTAAATAATGCAAAATTAATTCAGTACACTGATATTAAAGGAATGATGGTTTTTCAACCAAATGCTTGAGCAATTTGAGAAGCAATTAAAAACCAAATTGATGTCGAATTTAAAAAACACGGAGTACGCAATCTTGCCATGCCAACTTTAATTCCTTTAAGTGAATTTCAAAAAGAAAAAGATCATATTGAAGGTTTTGCTCCTGAATTATTTATGGTTAATCAAATTGGTGATAAAAAATTAGATAATTCTTATGCAATACGTCCTACGAGTGAAATTTTATTTTGTAATTATTTTAAAAATATTGTTAATAGTTATAATGATTTACCGATTAAAAATAATCAATGGTGTTCAGTAATGCGTGCTGAAAAAACAACACGTCCATTTCTTCGAAATGCTGAGTTTCATTGACAAGAATTACATGCTATTTTTGCAAGTGAAAATGAGGCCGATTCTTTTGCTAAAGTAATTTTAGATGTGTATACAGATTTTGTTCAAAATTATTTGTGTATACCTGTTATTAAAGGATTAAAAACACCATGAGAACGTTTTGCTGGTGCTCAAAAAACATATACAATTGAAGCTATGATGCAAGATGGCCAAGCATTACAATCTGCAACAAGTCATTATTTAGGGCAGTTTTTTGCAAAAGCTTATGATATTAAGTTTCAAGGTCAAGATAATCAAATGCATTATGTACATCAAATGTCTGCTGGATTATCAACACGAATTATTGGAGCATTAATTATGGTTCATGCTGATGATCAGGGTTTGATTTTGCCCCCTGATATTGCTTTTAATCAAATTGCTATTTTAACGATTTTTTCTAATAAAAATCCCCAATTATTAAAAATTAGTCAACAGATTTGTGAACAATTAAATAATTATCGTTTGTTTGAAGATCATAGTGATAAAGGAATTGGTTATAAATTAGCACAACAAGAAATTGAGGGAACGCCTATTTGTATATTAGTTGGTGCTAAAGAATTAGTTAATCAACAAGTTGTTATTGTGCGTCGTGATACTCATGAAAAAATTAATGTTGATTTAACTGATTTGAAACTAATCATCCCAAAATTATTAGCAGATATTAAAAGAAATATTTATGAAAAGGCAAAAAAAGATTTAGAGGATTCGATTGTTTTTGTAAATAATATCGAGGAATTAAAACAAGTTATTGCACAAAATAAAATGGCTAAGGCATTCTTTGATGGTACAAAAGAAGATGATGAACAAATTAAATTATTAACTAATGCTTCAACACGTTGTATTTTTGATGAAACTCAAAACGGGCAGTGTTTTTATACAAATAAAAAAACAAACAAATTGACTTTATTTGCACGTGCTTATTAG
- a CDS encoding S8 family serine peptidase, protein MIVKIEKVHLYSLDINAKDETSENSHIKIWKELDWLIQNDVKIINHSYGWSPNDFLNIGFYNFINGKEINDDKDFKRELKKYIDTLNKDDIVNNTINKYKFKNYIYDFISYYFDIINIFSAGNSYNDEIRYRNKNGHILEINWFDISKYSFMDRFNQNSIYVGSTNKNNEKVSNFSDRHHLNDVKNKYGDLLMPFLVAPGEGIYDTSIITKFIKNKGDKNINLGTSFSAPIVTGAISLLQSYYMVNNANKTIPLTHIRSILAASSIPLKNNENYDFYKNSFSHLYGAGHLDFKRAIEAYKNAKQTKILTKHKDKQLVKEMDISIDNDQTNFNFALSWLFKPTSNSFSKKHDYNSVYNEYKKLTYFKNDNYDIYLVKNEDLKNIDYQNFDNFGEILRTINIYRSESDSNVELIRAPNLNKGEYKILVYQKGEVRNEQTSFSYTFIKEKAIH, encoded by the coding sequence ATGATCGTGAAAATTGAGAAAGTCCATCTTTATTCACTAGATATTAATGCAAAGGATGAAACATCAGAAAATAGTCATATTAAAATTTGAAAAGAGTTAGATTGATTAATACAAAATGACGTAAAAATTATTAACCATAGTTATGGATGAAGTCCAAATGATTTTTTAAATATTGGTTTTTATAATTTTATTAATGGTAAAGAAATAAACGATGATAAAGATTTTAAAAGAGAGTTAAAAAAATATATAGATACATTGAATAAGGATGATATTGTTAATAATACTATTAATAAATATAAATTTAAAAATTATATTTATGATTTCATATCATATTATTTTGATATTATAAATATTTTTTCAGCTGGAAATTCTTATAATGATGAAATACGATATAGAAATAAAAATGGACATATTTTAGAAATTAATTGATTTGATATATCTAAATATAGTTTTATGGATAGATTTAATCAAAATTCAATATATGTAGGATCTACTAATAAAAATAATGAAAAAGTAAGTAATTTTTCAGATCGACATCACTTGAATGATGTTAAAAATAAATATGGAGATTTATTGATGCCATTTTTAGTTGCTCCTGGAGAAGGTATTTATGACACTTCAATAATTACAAAGTTTATTAAAAATAAAGGAGATAAAAATATAAATCTAGGTACTAGTTTTTCTGCGCCTATTGTCACTGGTGCGATTAGTTTATTGCAATCTTATTATATGGTTAATAACGCTAATAAAACAATTCCACTAACACATATTCGCTCAATTTTAGCTGCTTCATCAATTCCTTTAAAAAATAATGAAAATTATGATTTTTATAAAAATAGTTTTAGTCATTTATATGGTGCTGGTCATTTAGATTTTAAAAGAGCAATAGAAGCATATAAAAACGCAAAACAAACAAAAATTTTAACGAAACACAAAGATAAACAACTAGTTAAAGAAATGGATATAAGTATTGATAATGATCAAACTAATTTCAATTTTGCTTTATCATGATTATTTAAGCCAACATCAAATAGTTTTTCAAAAAAACATGATTATAATAGTGTATACAACGAATATAAAAAACTAACATATTTTAAAAATGACAATTATGATATCTATTTAGTTAAAAATGAAGATCTAAAAAATATTGATTATCAAAATTTTGATAACTTTGGCGAAATTTTAAGAACTATAAACATTTATCGTTCAGAATCAGATTCGAATGTTGAATTAATTAGAGCACCAAATCTAAATAAAGGCGAATACAAAATTTTAGTTTATCAAAAAGGAGAAGTAAGAAATGAACAAACGTCATTTAGTTACACATTCATTAAAGAAAAAGCTATTCATTAA
- a CDS encoding restriction endonuclease subunit S, which translates to MNDSKNSTNDNISLKDINNLLIPLPPLDEQQRIVDKINLLEFFIKQYDEIEQKLSKLENEFPEKLKKSVLQYAMQGKLIKQDPNDDSIKDLLKQIHKEKQKLYKEGKLKKKDLEESIIYKSDDKSYYENIGNNEPKKLENLPFNINV; encoded by the coding sequence ATAAACGATTCGAAAAACTCAACTAACGACAATATTTCATTAAAAGATATAAATAATTTATTAATACCATTGCCACCATTAGATGAACAACAACGAATAGTTGACAAAATTAATCTATTAGAATTTTTTATTAAACAATATGATGAAATAGAACAAAAATTATCGAAGCTTGAAAATGAATTTCCAGAAAAGCTAAAAAAATCGGTTTTACAATATGCTATGCAAGGCAAATTAATTAAACAAGATCCAAATGATGATTCTATAAAAGATTTATTAAAACAAATTCATAAAGAAAAACAAAAATTATACAAAGAGGGTAAACTTAAAAAGAAGGATTTAGAAGAATCTATAATTTATAAAAGTGATGATAAGTCGTATTATGAGAATATAGGTAATAATGAGCCTAAAAAGCTTGAAAATCTACCATTTAATATAAATGTATAA
- the ruvB gene encoding Holliday junction branch migration DNA helicase RuvB: MKTNYEFRPQYLKDFIGKEQLKNNLKVYLTASKRLENSFDHTLLHGLSGTGKTTLALIIANEMNVNCHITQGNLLNKPIDIINLLSLIKENDVVFIDEIHACGLGAFETLYSVLEDFCIDINIGKDFNSKMTRLKIPHFTLIGATTIFGKIPKSLEERFGHIFHLNEYEPSEISAIILKNNQMHFQIDLNEEEIDLIANNAKGIPRLANRLLKRVVDFKINGFNDIKNIFKKIQIYEFGLDEQDINYLNVLYRQDNEIGLKSIAQILRLDQYTIETKIEPYLIQHHFINKNLRGRKITIEGIDFLKNNQLIK, translated from the coding sequence ATGAAAACTAATTATGAGTTTCGTCCACAATATCTAAAAGATTTTATTGGTAAAGAACAATTAAAAAACAATTTAAAAGTTTATTTAACTGCTAGTAAACGATTAGAAAATAGTTTTGATCATACATTATTACATGGATTATCAGGAACAGGGAAAACAACATTAGCACTTATAATTGCTAATGAAATGAATGTTAATTGTCACATAACACAAGGGAACTTGTTAAATAAACCTATTGATATTATTAATTTATTATCTTTAATTAAAGAAAATGACGTTGTTTTTATTGATGAAATTCACGCTTGTGGTTTAGGTGCATTTGAAACACTTTATTCTGTATTAGAAGATTTTTGTATTGATATTAATATAGGTAAAGATTTTAATTCAAAAATGACGAGGTTAAAGATTCCTCATTTTACACTTATTGGTGCAACAACAATTTTTGGAAAAATCCCAAAATCTTTAGAAGAACGCTTCGGACACATCTTTCATTTAAATGAATATGAACCATCAGAAATTAGTGCAATTATTTTAAAGAATAATCAGATGCATTTTCAGATTGATTTAAACGAAGAAGAAATTGATTTGATTGCTAATAATGCTAAAGGAATCCCACGATTAGCAAATAGATTATTAAAACGAGTTGTAGATTTTAAAATTAATGGGTTTAATGATATTAAAAATATTTTTAAAAAAATTCAAATTTATGAGTTTGGATTAGATGAACAAGATATTAATTATCTAAATGTTTTATATCGACAAGATAATGAAATTGGTTTAAAATCAATTGCACAGATTTTACGTTTAGATCAATATACAATTGAAACAAAAATAGAACCTTATTTAATTCAACATCATTTTATAAATAAGAATTTAAGAGGTCGAAAAATTACAATTGAAGGAATAGATTTTTTAAAAAACAATCAACTAATCAAATAA